The Clostridia bacterium genomic sequence ATGTTTTTTGGGCAATCTTAAGGATTGTTAATTTTTTTCTTAATAGGGTCATTATGTTTAATATAGTATTAGTAGAACCTGAAATTCCTCAAAATACAGGCAATATAGTTCGTACTTGCGCAGCCACTCATACAAAACTTCATCTTGTGCGCCCGCTTGGATTTGAAATTTCGGACAAGTATCTAAAAAGAGC encodes the following:
- a CDS encoding TrmH family RNA methyltransferase, with product MMFNIVLVEPEIPQNTGNIVRTCAATHTKLHLVRPLGFEISDKYLKRA